From Camelus dromedarius isolate mCamDro1 chromosome 23, mCamDro1.pat, whole genome shotgun sequence, a single genomic window includes:
- the GPR52 gene encoding G-protein coupled receptor 52, whose amino-acid sequence MNESGWTEWRSLNTSSGILNVSERHSCPLGFGHYSMVDVCIFETVVIVLLTFLIIAGNLTVIFVFHCAPLLHHYTTSYFIQTMAYADLFVGVSCLVPTLSLLHYSTGIHESLTCQVFGYIISVLKSVSMACLACISVDRYLAITKPLSYNQLVTPCRLRICIILIWIYSCLIFLPSFFGWGKPGYHGDIFEWCASSWLTSAYFTGFIVCLLYAPAAFVVCFTYFHIFKICRQHTKEINDRRARFPSHEVDSSGETGHSPDRRYAMVLFRITSVFYMLWLPYIIYFLLESSRVLDNPTLSFLTTWLAISNSFCNCVIYSLSNSVFRLGLRRLSETMCTSCMCVKDQEARDPKPRKRANSCSI is encoded by the coding sequence ATGAATGAATCCGGGTGGACTGAATGGAGGAGCCTGAACACGAGCAGTGGCATTTTGAATGTGTCTGAACGTCACTCCTGCCCGCTTGGATTTGGCCACTACAGTATGGTGGATGTCTGCATCTTTGAGACAGTTGTTATTGTCTTGCTGACGTTTCTGATCATTGCTGGGAACTTAACGGTCATCTTTGTCTTTCACTGTGCTCCACTCTTACACCATTATACAACCAGCTATTTCATTCAGACGATGGCATATGCTGACCTTTTCGTTGGAGTTAGCTGCTTGGTTCCTACTCTCTCACTTCTCCACTACTCTACAGGTATTCACGAGTCACTGACTTGCCAGGTTTTTGGATATATCATCTCAGTTCTAAAAAGTGTTTCTATGGCATGTCTGGCTTGCATAAGTGTGGATCGCTATCTTGCAATAACCAAGCCTCTTTCCTACAATCAACTGGTCACCCCTTGCCGTCTGagaatttgcattattttaatctGGATCTACTCTTGCCTAattttcttgccttccttttttGGCTGGGGGAAACCTGGTTACCACGGAGACATTTTTGAGTGGTGTGCCTCCTCTTGGCTCACCAGTGCCTATTTTACTGGctttattgtttgtttactttATGCTCCTGCTGCCTTTGTTGTCTGCTTTACTTACttccacattttcaaaatttgCCGGCAGCACACCAAAGAGATAAATGACCGGAGGGCCCGATTCCCTAGCCACGAGGTGGATTCCTCTGGAGAGACTGGACACAGCCCCGACCGTCGCTACGCTATGGTTTTGTTTCGGATAACCAGTGTGTTTTACATGCTGTGGCTCCCCTATATCATTTACTTTCTTCTAGAAAGCTCCCGCGTCTTGGACAATCCAACACTGTCCTTCCTAACAACCTGGCTTGCTATAAGTAATAGTTTTTGTAACTGTGTAATATACAGCCTTTCCAACAGTGTTTTCCGGCTAGGCCTCCGAAGACTTTCTGAGACGATGTGCACATCTTGTATGTGTGTGAAGGATCAGGAAGCACGAGACCCCAAACCTAGGAAACGGGCTAATTCCTGCTCCATTTGA